One genomic window of Tatumella citrea includes the following:
- the lpxC gene encoding UDP-3-O-acyl-N-acetylglucosamine deacetylase: MIKQRTLKRIVQATGIGLHTGKKVTLTLRPASANTGVIYRRTDLNPPVDFPADAKYVRDTMLSTCLVNDEGVRISTVEHLNSALAGLGIDNIIVEVDAPEIPIMDGSAAPFVYLLLDAGVEELNSAKKFVRIKQAVRVEDGDKWAELKPYNGFSLDFTIDFKHPAIDASSQRYQLNFSADAFVRQISRARTFGFMHEIEYLQSRGLCLGGSLDCAIGLDEFRVLNEDGLRFEDEFVRHKMLDAIGDLFMCGHNVIGAFTAFKSGHALNNKLLQAVLAKQEAWEWATFEDEAELPQAFKAPNLVFA, from the coding sequence ATGATCAAACAAAGGACATTAAAACGTATTGTTCAGGCGACAGGTATCGGTTTACATACCGGTAAGAAAGTCACTCTGACACTGCGCCCTGCGTCGGCCAATACCGGGGTCATCTATCGTCGCACAGACTTGAATCCACCGGTGGATTTCCCGGCTGATGCAAAATACGTGCGCGATACCATGCTGAGTACCTGCCTGGTTAACGATGAAGGTGTGCGTATTTCAACCGTTGAACATTTAAATTCAGCGCTGGCTGGCCTGGGTATCGACAACATTATTGTTGAAGTTGATGCGCCAGAAATCCCGATTATGGATGGTAGTGCTGCGCCGTTCGTTTATCTGCTGCTTGATGCAGGAGTTGAAGAACTTAACAGTGCTAAAAAATTCGTTCGTATCAAACAGGCTGTACGTGTTGAAGACGGTGACAAGTGGGCAGAGCTGAAACCTTACAATGGTTTCTCACTCGACTTTACTATCGACTTTAAACACCCGGCGATTGATGCGAGTTCACAGCGCTATCAGCTGAACTTCTCCGCCGACGCGTTTGTTCGCCAGATTAGCCGTGCCCGTACTTTCGGCTTCATGCATGAAATTGAATATCTGCAGTCTCGTGGCCTGTGCCTGGGCGGTAGTCTTGACTGTGCGATTGGGCTGGATGAATTTCGTGTACTGAACGAAGATGGCCTGCGTTTTGAAGACGAATTTGTTCGTCACAAAATGCTGGATGCTATCGGTGACTTATTTATGTGTGGCCATAACGTGATTGGTGCATTTACTGCATTCAAATCCGGACACGCACTGAATAACAAGTTGCTGCAGGCAGTACTGGCGAAACAGGAAGCCTGGGAATGGGCGACCTTCGAAGATGAAGCTGAGTTGCCTCAGGCGTTTAAAGCACCGAATCTGGTCTTTGCCTGA
- the ftsZ gene encoding cell division protein FtsZ encodes MFEPMELTNDAVIKVIGVGGGGGNAVEHMVRERIEGVEFFAVNTDAQALRKTAVGQTIQIGNNITKGLGAGANPEVGRNSAEEDREALRAALDGADMVFIAAGMGGGTGTGAAPVVAEVAKDLGILTVAVVTKPFNFEGKKRMAFAEQGIAELSKHVDSLITIPNDKLLKVLGRGISLLDAFGAANDVLKGAVQGIAELITRPGLMNVDFADVRTVMSEMGYAMMGSGVACGEDRAEEAAEMAISSPLLEDIDLSGARGVLVNITAGFDLRLDEFETVGNTIRAFASDNATVVIGTSLDPEMNDELRVTVVATGIGMDKRPEITLVTNKNASQPVMDHRYQQHGLTPLPQEQKPAAKVVNDPAGQANKEPDYLDIPAFLRKQAD; translated from the coding sequence ATGTTTGAACCTATGGAATTAACCAACGATGCGGTGATAAAAGTCATCGGCGTTGGCGGCGGCGGCGGTAACGCCGTAGAGCATATGGTACGCGAGCGTATCGAAGGTGTTGAATTCTTTGCAGTAAATACCGATGCTCAGGCATTACGTAAGACTGCTGTCGGCCAGACCATCCAGATTGGTAATAACATTACTAAAGGGCTGGGTGCGGGTGCTAACCCTGAAGTTGGTCGTAACTCGGCAGAAGAAGATCGTGAAGCACTGCGTGCCGCACTGGATGGTGCAGACATGGTGTTTATCGCTGCAGGCATGGGTGGTGGTACCGGAACAGGTGCTGCACCGGTTGTTGCTGAAGTGGCCAAAGATCTCGGCATTCTGACAGTGGCTGTTGTTACTAAGCCATTTAACTTTGAAGGCAAAAAGCGTATGGCTTTTGCTGAACAAGGTATTGCTGAGCTTTCCAAACATGTTGACTCATTAATCACCATCCCTAATGACAAACTGCTGAAAGTGCTGGGCCGTGGTATTTCGTTGCTGGATGCCTTTGGCGCAGCTAACGATGTATTAAAAGGTGCTGTTCAGGGTATCGCTGAACTGATTACCCGCCCGGGCCTGATGAACGTCGACTTTGCAGACGTACGTACAGTGATGTCTGAAATGGGTTATGCCATGATGGGTTCTGGTGTAGCTTGTGGTGAAGACCGTGCTGAAGAAGCTGCCGAAATGGCAATTTCCAGCCCGTTACTGGAAGATATCGACCTGTCTGGTGCTCGTGGTGTGCTGGTTAACATCACTGCAGGCTTCGACCTGCGTCTGGATGAGTTTGAAACCGTCGGTAACACCATCCGCGCATTTGCTTCAGATAATGCCACCGTGGTTATCGGTACTTCCCTGGATCCGGAAATGAACGATGAGCTGCGTGTTACTGTCGTTGCGACCGGTATTGGCATGGACAAACGTCCTGAAATCACCCTGGTGACCAATAAGAATGCCAGCCAGCCAGTGATGGATCATCGTTACCAGCAGCATGGTCTGACTCCATTACCACAGGAACAAAAACCTGCGGCTAAAGTGGTCAACGATCCGGCAGGCCAGGCGAACAAAGAGCCTGATTATCTTGATATTCCGGCGTTTTTGCGTAAGCAGGCTGACTAA
- the ftsA gene encoding cell division protein FtsA, whose protein sequence is MIKATDRKLVVGLEIGTAKVAALVGEILPDGMVNIIGVGSCPSRGMDKGGVNDLESVVKCVQRAIDQAELMADCQISSVYLALSGKHISCQNEIGMVPISEEEVTQDDVENVVHTAKSVRVRDEHRILHVIPQEYAIDYQEGIKNPVGLSGVRMQAKVHLITCHNDMAKNIVKAVERCGLKVDQLIFAGLASSYAVLTEDERELGVCVVDIGGGTMDMAVYTGGALRHTKVIPYAGNVVTSDIAYAFGTPPTDAEAIKVRHGCALGSIVGKDENVEVPSVGGRPPRSLQRQTLAEVIEPRYTELLNLVNDEILELQEQLRQQGVKHHLAAGIVLTGGAGQIEGLAACAQRVFHTQVRIGQPLNITGLTDYAQEPYYSTAVGLLHYGKESHMGGDGDSEKRASVGGWFKRINSWLKKEF, encoded by the coding sequence ATGATCAAGGCAACGGACAGAAAACTTGTAGTAGGACTTGAAATCGGCACCGCTAAGGTTGCTGCCCTTGTAGGGGAGATTCTGCCCGATGGTATGGTCAATATTATCGGAGTAGGCAGCTGTCCGTCCCGTGGGATGGATAAAGGCGGCGTAAACGATCTTGAGTCAGTGGTGAAATGTGTTCAGCGGGCAATCGACCAGGCTGAATTAATGGCTGACTGCCAGATATCGTCGGTTTACCTGGCACTGTCCGGTAAGCATATCAGTTGTCAGAACGAAATCGGGATGGTTCCGATTTCAGAAGAAGAAGTAACCCAGGATGATGTAGAGAATGTGGTACATACGGCGAAATCAGTTCGCGTCCGTGATGAACATCGTATTCTGCACGTTATTCCTCAGGAATACGCCATCGATTACCAGGAAGGGATCAAAAATCCTGTAGGGTTATCGGGAGTCAGGATGCAGGCGAAAGTACACCTGATCACCTGTCACAACGATATGGCGAAAAACATCGTCAAAGCAGTTGAACGCTGCGGGCTGAAAGTAGACCAGCTGATTTTTGCCGGACTGGCATCAAGTTATGCCGTTCTGACCGAAGATGAACGTGAACTGGGTGTCTGTGTGGTTGATATTGGTGGTGGTACAATGGATATGGCGGTTTATACCGGCGGTGCATTGCGTCATACCAAAGTGATTCCTTATGCAGGGAATGTGGTGACCAGCGATATCGCTTATGCGTTTGGCACCCCACCGACCGATGCGGAAGCGATTAAAGTCCGTCACGGCTGTGCATTAGGTTCGATTGTGGGTAAAGACGAGAATGTCGAAGTCCCGAGCGTGGGTGGACGACCACCACGTAGCCTGCAACGTCAGACGCTGGCAGAGGTTATCGAACCTCGTTATACCGAACTGTTAAATCTGGTGAATGACGAAATCCTGGAACTTCAGGAACAGTTACGTCAGCAGGGAGTTAAGCATCATCTGGCTGCCGGTATCGTGTTAACCGGTGGGGCAGGGCAGATCGAAGGTCTGGCAGCATGTGCACAACGGGTATTCCATACTCAGGTTCGTATTGGCCAGCCTTTAAATATTACCGGCCTGACCGATTATGCGCAGGAACCTTACTATTCAACGGCTGTTGGCCTGTTGCATTATGGTAAGGAGTCGCATATGGGTGGCGATGGTGACAGCGAAAAAAGAGCATCAGTCGGCGGTTGGTTCAAACGAATCAACAGTTGGCTCAAAAAAGAGTTTTAA
- the ftsQ gene encoding cell division protein FtsQ, which produces MSQAALNTRNREPQDRMGSGRSNGSRLFGMIFLLMVIGVMVLGGVMVLKWMDDASRLPLSKLVVTGETHYTTHDDIRQAILSLGPPGTFMSQNVDVIQQQIERLPWIKQVSVRKQWPDELKIHLVEYVPVARWNDQNVVDADGVSFSLPLSQLGKQAMPMLYGPEGSEKEVMAGFYQMSDMLKPSKVTLKAASMTARRSWQLVTSDDMKIELGRDETMKRLQRFIDLYPVLLRQGQAENKRIGYVDLRYDSGAAVGWIAVPVDPKTTNQQQKQAQAKQ; this is translated from the coding sequence ATGTCTCAGGCGGCTTTAAATACACGCAACCGGGAACCACAGGATCGTATGGGGTCCGGACGTAGTAATGGTTCACGCCTGTTCGGGATGATCTTTTTGTTAATGGTCATCGGTGTCATGGTGTTGGGCGGTGTAATGGTCCTGAAGTGGATGGATGATGCATCCCGTTTGCCACTTTCGAAACTGGTGGTCACCGGTGAAACTCATTACACCACTCATGATGATATCCGCCAGGCGATTTTATCACTGGGCCCGCCAGGCACTTTCATGTCCCAGAATGTGGACGTGATACAGCAGCAGATAGAGCGGTTGCCATGGATTAAACAGGTCAGTGTACGTAAGCAATGGCCTGATGAGTTAAAGATTCACCTGGTTGAATATGTTCCTGTAGCCCGCTGGAATGATCAGAACGTTGTGGATGCAGACGGTGTTTCCTTTAGTTTGCCGCTTAGTCAGTTAGGTAAGCAGGCGATGCCCATGCTTTACGGGCCGGAAGGCAGCGAGAAAGAGGTCATGGCTGGTTTCTATCAGATGAGCGATATGTTAAAGCCTTCAAAAGTCACTCTGAAGGCAGCGTCGATGACCGCCAGACGTTCATGGCAACTGGTCACCAGCGATGATATGAAAATCGAACTGGGACGCGATGAAACAATGAAACGCCTACAGCGTTTTATAGACCTTTACCCGGTACTGCTCAGGCAGGGGCAGGCAGAAAATAAACGGATAGGTTATGTGGACCTGCGGTATGACTCCGGTGCGGCTGTTGGTTGGATAGCCGTTCCTGTTGACCCAAAGACCACTAATCAGCAACAAAAGCAGGCACAGGCTAAACAATAA
- a CDS encoding D-alanine--D-alanine ligase, with protein MVEKIAVLMGGTSAEREVSLESGHAVLAGLKAAGRNAYGIDTRDQSVLTLKEQGFTRAFIALHGRGGEDGTLQAVLDFIGLPYTGSGVMASAITMDKARTKWLWQGCGLPTSRFVCLTHQQMTAGLDQSTLESVNALGLPLFVKPGNEGSSVGISRVNHADDLFAALELAFQYDNEVLVEAFVSGAEYTVAIIGDKVLPSIRIKAKTEFYDYNAKYLADDTEYFCPSGLDEQQQIALNELVIAAWHSLGCTGWGRVDVMMDGDGNFQLLEVNTSPGMTSHSLVPMAAKQAGMEFSQLVTMILELTD; from the coding sequence ATGGTTGAAAAAATTGCTGTTCTGATGGGCGGAACCTCCGCAGAACGTGAAGTTTCTCTTGAGTCTGGTCATGCTGTTTTGGCCGGATTAAAAGCAGCGGGACGCAACGCTTACGGCATAGATACCCGCGACCAGTCCGTGCTGACTTTGAAAGAGCAGGGTTTTACCCGTGCCTTTATCGCTCTGCACGGGCGGGGAGGGGAAGATGGTACTTTGCAGGCAGTCCTGGATTTTATCGGTTTGCCTTATACCGGCAGTGGTGTGATGGCTTCGGCAATCACCATGGATAAAGCACGGACTAAATGGTTATGGCAGGGGTGCGGATTACCTACCAGTCGGTTTGTTTGTCTGACTCATCAGCAGATGACGGCAGGGCTGGATCAGTCCACTTTGGAGTCAGTTAACGCACTGGGGCTGCCATTATTTGTAAAGCCTGGTAACGAAGGTTCCAGTGTCGGTATTAGCCGGGTTAACCATGCTGACGACCTGTTCGCTGCTTTAGAGCTTGCTTTTCAATATGATAACGAAGTTCTGGTCGAAGCTTTTGTTAGTGGCGCAGAATATACGGTTGCAATTATTGGCGATAAAGTTCTGCCTTCGATACGAATTAAAGCTAAAACAGAATTTTACGACTACAATGCAAAATATCTCGCTGATGACACAGAATATTTTTGTCCGTCAGGATTAGATGAACAACAACAGATTGCGCTGAATGAATTAGTGATTGCGGCATGGCATTCTTTAGGTTGCACCGGATGGGGCCGTGTTGATGTCATGATGGACGGAGACGGTAATTTTCAGCTGTTAGAAGTCAATACCTCGCCAGGCATGACCAGCCATAGTCTGGTGCCAATGGCAGCAAAGCAGGCGGGTATGGAGTTTTCGCAATTAGTGACCATGATTCTGGAGTTAACAGACTGA
- the murC gene encoding UDP-N-acetylmuramate--L-alanine ligase has product MNTQQLAKLRSVVPEMRRVRHIHFVGIGGAGMGGIAEVLANEGYQISGSDLAPNPVTQHLSSLGVTVYFNHRPENVTDVSVVVVSSAISQDNPELVAAREARIPVIRRAEMLAELMRFRHGIAIAGTHGKTTTTAMVSSIYAEGGLDPTFVNGGLVKAAGTHARLGSSRYLIAEADESDASFLHLQPMVAIVTNIEADHMDTYQGDFENLKQTFVNFLHNLPFYGRAVLCVDDPVIRELIPRVGRQITTYGFSDDADVRIENYQQQGARGHFRLVRHDKPVMEVTLNAPGRHNALNAAAAVSVATEEGIEDEEILAALENFQGTGRRFDLLGEYPTAPVNGISGTAMLVDDYGHHPTEVDATIKAARAGWPDKKLVMIFQPHRYTRTRDLFDDFANVLCQVDVLLMLDVYSAGEAPIAGADSRALCRSIRSRGKVDPILVADNELLAEMLAPVLSGNDLILAQGAGTVGRIARTLAEHKLQQVTRTEEQHG; this is encoded by the coding sequence ATGAATACTCAGCAATTAGCAAAACTTCGCTCTGTTGTGCCTGAAATGCGTCGGGTCAGGCATATCCATTTTGTCGGCATCGGTGGTGCCGGCATGGGCGGTATTGCTGAAGTGCTGGCAAATGAAGGCTATCAGATCAGTGGTTCTGATCTGGCGCCAAATCCGGTGACCCAGCATCTGAGTTCACTGGGTGTGACGGTTTACTTTAACCACCGCCCGGAAAATGTGACAGATGTCAGTGTGGTCGTGGTATCCAGTGCGATTTCTCAGGATAACCCGGAACTGGTCGCTGCCCGTGAGGCACGGATTCCTGTAATTCGTCGGGCTGAAATGCTGGCTGAACTGATGCGTTTCCGGCACGGAATTGCGATTGCCGGTACTCACGGTAAAACCACAACTACCGCGATGGTTTCCAGCATCTACGCGGAAGGTGGTCTGGATCCAACATTTGTTAATGGTGGTCTGGTTAAAGCTGCCGGAACCCATGCACGGCTGGGCAGCAGCCGTTACCTGATTGCTGAAGCAGATGAAAGCGATGCATCGTTCCTGCACCTGCAACCGATGGTTGCGATTGTTACCAATATTGAAGCGGATCATATGGACACGTATCAGGGTGATTTTGAAAACCTGAAACAGACGTTCGTTAACTTCCTGCATAACCTGCCATTTTATGGCCGTGCTGTGCTGTGTGTGGATGACCCTGTGATCCGTGAACTGATCCCTCGAGTCGGGCGTCAGATAACAACTTATGGTTTCAGTGATGATGCTGACGTAAGAATTGAAAATTATCAGCAGCAAGGTGCCCGTGGCCACTTCCGGCTGGTGCGCCATGACAAGCCGGTTATGGAAGTGACACTGAATGCTCCTGGCCGACACAATGCACTGAATGCCGCCGCTGCTGTCAGTGTCGCGACAGAAGAAGGCATTGAAGATGAAGAAATTCTGGCGGCACTGGAGAATTTCCAGGGAACAGGCCGGCGATTCGATCTACTTGGCGAATACCCGACAGCCCCGGTAAATGGCATCAGTGGAACAGCGATGCTGGTGGATGACTATGGTCATCACCCGACAGAAGTTGATGCCACTATTAAAGCGGCGAGGGCGGGCTGGCCAGATAAGAAACTGGTCATGATATTTCAGCCACATCGCTATACCCGGACCCGTGACCTGTTTGATGATTTTGCTAATGTGCTGTGCCAGGTCGATGTGTTACTGATGCTGGATGTCTATTCGGCCGGTGAAGCGCCGATTGCCGGAGCAGACAGCAGGGCATTATGCCGGTCAATCCGTAGCCGTGGCAAAGTCGACCCGATTCTGGTCGCTGACAATGAGTTACTGGCTGAAATGCTAGCTCCGGTGCTTAGCGGTAATGATCTGATTCTGGCTCAGGGAGCAGGGACTGTTGGTCGTATTGCCCGTACTCTGGCAGAGCATAAGTTACAGCAGGTCACCCGAACGGAGGAGCAGCATGGTTGA
- the murG gene encoding undecaprenyldiphospho-muramoylpentapeptide beta-N-acetylglucosaminyltransferase, translated as MSGKRLMVMAGGTGGHVFPGLAVAHYLMEQGWQVRWLGTADRMEADLVPKHGIDIDFIRISGLRGKGIKAQLMAPLRIFTAWRQARTIMKSWQPDVVLGMGGYVSGPGGLAAWSCGIPVVLHEQNGIAGLTNKGLSKIARKVLQAFPGAFPDAEVVGNPVRTDVLALPAPEQRFADRTGPVRVLVIGGSQGARILNQTMPLVAEKAGESITLWHQTGKGALQQVNDLYASVGQTGHRVAEFIDDMAEAYAWADVVVCRSGALTVSEIAAAGLPAIFVPFQHKDRQQYWNALPLEKAGAAKIFEQPDFNAQVVADTLAGWDRPQLLAMALKARAIAIPDATERVANEVAKAAK; from the coding sequence ATGAGCGGCAAACGACTGATGGTGATGGCCGGAGGCACCGGCGGACATGTGTTTCCCGGACTGGCTGTAGCCCATTATCTGATGGAACAAGGCTGGCAGGTGCGCTGGCTGGGAACGGCAGACCGGATGGAAGCTGATCTGGTGCCAAAGCATGGAATTGATATCGACTTTATTCGTATCAGTGGATTGCGTGGCAAAGGAATAAAAGCACAGTTAATGGCGCCGTTGAGGATTTTTACCGCATGGCGGCAGGCCCGGACAATTATGAAGTCCTGGCAACCAGACGTAGTACTCGGAATGGGCGGTTACGTTTCCGGCCCTGGTGGTCTGGCAGCCTGGAGTTGTGGAATCCCTGTAGTGTTGCATGAGCAAAACGGGATAGCCGGGCTGACAAATAAAGGACTATCGAAAATCGCGCGCAAAGTGTTGCAGGCTTTTCCCGGGGCGTTCCCTGATGCAGAAGTGGTTGGCAATCCGGTACGAACCGATGTGCTGGCGCTGCCGGCACCGGAACAGCGTTTTGCCGACAGAACAGGACCGGTACGGGTACTGGTGATTGGTGGTAGTCAGGGAGCCAGAATCCTTAATCAGACTATGCCACTGGTCGCTGAAAAAGCAGGTGAGAGTATTACCCTCTGGCATCAGACCGGTAAAGGTGCTTTGCAACAGGTAAATGACTTGTATGCCAGCGTCGGACAAACCGGCCACAGGGTTGCTGAATTTATCGATGATATGGCCGAAGCCTATGCCTGGGCTGATGTGGTGGTGTGCCGTTCCGGAGCACTGACGGTCAGTGAAATAGCGGCGGCAGGTTTACCGGCGATTTTTGTTCCGTTTCAACATAAAGATCGCCAGCAGTACTGGAATGCCTTACCGCTGGAAAAGGCGGGGGCCGCAAAGATTTTCGAACAGCCAGATTTTAACGCTCAGGTGGTCGCTGATACCCTGGCGGGCTGGGATCGCCCACAGTTACTGGCTATGGCTTTAAAAGCTCGTGCCATTGCGATTCCGGATGCAACAGAACGTGTGGCAAATGAAGTGGCGAAAGCCGCCAAATGA
- the ftsW gene encoding cell division protein FtsW, with product MRIPGLALAGTAVMAVSSRLRDWVMGARESDDTAIILYDRTLLWLTFGLAIIGFVMVTSASVPVGQRMSDDPFYFAKRDAFYLGLGFAISLFTLRLPMSFWQRYSNVMLMASVVMLLVVLVVGSSVNGASRWIALGPLRIQPAEFSKLSLFCYLASYLVRKVDEVRSNFWGFCKPMGVMVVLAVLLLAQPDLGTVIVLFVTTLAMLFLAGAKLWQFLAIIGSGMFAVVLLIIAEPYRMRRVTSFWNPWADPFGSGYQLTQSLMAFGRGEFWGQGLGNSVQKLEYLPEAHTDFIFSIIGEELGFFGVVLALLMVFFVAFRAMSIGRRALELDQRFSGFLACAIGVWFSFQALVNVGAAAGMLPTKGLTLPLISYGGSSLIIMSTAIVLLLRIDYETRLTKAQAFTRGSR from the coding sequence ATGCGTATTCCAGGCCTGGCACTTGCCGGCACGGCAGTGATGGCAGTTTCCAGTCGGTTAAGAGACTGGGTCATGGGTGCCAGAGAAAGTGATGATACTGCCATCATTCTCTATGACCGCACTCTGCTGTGGCTGACCTTTGGTCTGGCGATTATTGGTTTTGTGATGGTGACTTCGGCGTCTGTTCCGGTGGGGCAGCGTATGAGTGACGATCCGTTCTACTTTGCAAAGCGTGATGCGTTCTACCTGGGACTGGGTTTTGCGATATCACTGTTCACATTGCGGCTACCGATGTCTTTCTGGCAGCGCTACAGCAATGTGATGCTGATGGCCTCGGTGGTTATGTTACTGGTCGTTCTGGTGGTGGGAAGCTCTGTAAACGGGGCCTCGCGCTGGATTGCTTTGGGCCCGTTGCGTATTCAGCCAGCAGAATTTTCCAAACTGTCCCTGTTTTGTTATCTCGCCAGTTATCTGGTGCGAAAGGTGGATGAAGTCCGGAGTAACTTCTGGGGATTCTGTAAACCGATGGGAGTGATGGTTGTTCTGGCCGTATTACTGCTGGCGCAGCCAGACCTTGGTACGGTGATTGTACTGTTTGTTACCACGCTGGCGATGCTGTTTCTGGCCGGGGCAAAGTTATGGCAGTTCCTGGCGATTATCGGGTCCGGTATGTTTGCGGTTGTTTTGCTGATTATCGCTGAACCTTACCGCATGCGGCGTGTAACTTCGTTCTGGAACCCATGGGCCGATCCTTTCGGCAGTGGTTATCAGTTAACCCAGTCACTTATGGCCTTTGGTCGCGGAGAGTTCTGGGGGCAGGGACTGGGAAATTCGGTCCAGAAACTTGAATATTTACCGGAAGCCCACACCGACTTTATCTTCTCGATTATTGGTGAAGAACTGGGCTTTTTCGGTGTGGTACTCGCACTTTTAATGGTATTCTTCGTCGCTTTTCGTGCTATGTCCATTGGCCGCAGGGCGCTGGAGTTAGATCAGCGTTTTTCCGGATTCCTGGCGTGTGCGATAGGTGTCTGGTTCAGTTTCCAGGCATTGGTTAATGTCGGGGCGGCTGCAGGAATGCTGCCAACTAAAGGTCTGACGTTACCCCTGATCAGTTACGGGGGATCGAGTCTGATCATTATGTCTACAGCGATAGTGTTGTTATTACGAATAGATTATGAAACACGTCTGACAAAAGCACAGGCGTTTACCCGGGGTAGTCGATGA
- the murD gene encoding UDP-N-acetylmuramoyl-L-alanine--D-glutamate ligase → MSDYRGKKVVIIGLGLTGLSCVDFFLARGVTPRVVDTRMSPPGLDKLPEHLERYLGGINEDWLLDADLIIASPGIALAHPALAEAADAGVEIIGDVELFCREARAPIIAITGSNGKSTVTSLVGEMAKAAGWQVGVGGNIGLPVLSLLEQPAQLYVLELSSFQLETTYSLAAAAATILNVTEDHMDRYPLGMQQYRAAKLRVYENASVCVVNADDALTMPVRGVDDRCISFGVNVGDYHLNSQQGSTWLRVKGEKVLDTREMKLTGQHNFTNALAALALADAVGLPRASSLKALTTFSGLSHRFNLAHRNKGVDWINDSKATNVGSTEAALKGLNVAGTLWLLLGGDGKSADFSPLQPYLQRDNLKVYCFGRDAAELAALRPDVSECRETLQQVMAEIAPQTRQGDMVLLSPACASLDQFKNFEQRGDLFTRLAKELG, encoded by the coding sequence ATGTCTGACTATCGGGGTAAAAAAGTTGTCATTATCGGGCTGGGGCTGACCGGCCTGTCCTGTGTTGATTTCTTTTTAGCCCGTGGGGTAACGCCGCGGGTGGTAGATACCCGAATGTCCCCACCTGGTCTGGATAAATTGCCGGAGCATCTGGAGCGTTACCTGGGGGGGATTAATGAAGACTGGTTACTGGATGCCGATTTAATTATTGCAAGCCCGGGTATTGCGCTGGCACATCCGGCGTTGGCAGAAGCTGCCGATGCCGGAGTGGAAATTATCGGTGACGTTGAACTGTTCTGTCGGGAAGCCCGTGCGCCGATCATTGCGATTACTGGTTCTAACGGTAAAAGCACCGTCACCTCTCTGGTTGGAGAAATGGCTAAGGCTGCCGGTTGGCAGGTAGGAGTAGGCGGCAATATTGGTTTACCGGTGTTGTCCTTACTGGAACAACCGGCTCAGTTGTATGTACTGGAATTATCCAGTTTTCAACTGGAAACTACTTACAGCCTGGCAGCGGCAGCGGCAACGATTCTGAATGTTACCGAAGATCATATGGATCGTTATCCACTCGGGATGCAGCAGTATCGTGCGGCCAAATTACGAGTTTATGAAAATGCCAGTGTCTGTGTGGTTAATGCCGATGATGCGTTGACGATGCCGGTACGCGGAGTCGATGACCGTTGTATCAGCTTTGGCGTGAATGTGGGTGATTACCACCTGAACAGCCAGCAAGGCAGTACCTGGTTAAGAGTGAAAGGCGAAAAAGTGCTGGATACCCGGGAAATGAAGCTGACCGGCCAGCATAACTTTACCAATGCGCTGGCGGCTCTGGCACTGGCTGATGCAGTAGGTCTGCCTCGTGCATCCAGCCTTAAAGCACTGACTACATTCAGCGGGCTGAGCCATCGTTTTAATCTGGCCCATCGTAACAAGGGTGTGGACTGGATCAATGACTCCAAGGCAACCAATGTTGGCAGTACTGAAGCTGCGTTGAAAGGTCTCAATGTTGCAGGAACATTATGGTTATTACTGGGGGGAGACGGAAAGTCAGCAGACTTCTCACCTCTGCAACCTTACCTGCAGCGGGATAATCTGAAGGTCTACTGTTTTGGCCGGGATGCGGCTGAACTGGCGGCATTACGTCCTGACGTTTCTGAATGCCGGGAAACATTGCAGCAGGTCATGGCAGAGATTGCGCCACAGACCCGACAGGGAGATATGGTGTTGCTGTCTCCGGCGTGTGCCAGTCTGGATCAGTTTAAAAATTTTGAGCAACGGGGCGATCTTTTTACCCGTTTAGCTAAGGAGTTAGGCTAA